GGGTGTGCCCCGGGGGAGGCCACTTCTGGGGGGCCCAGGGCCACTGGCACTAGCTGCCCAGGGCCACTAGAGCAAAGGCTGCTCTGGCCACCCCAGGGACCGCTGCTCGGAcggtccccagggccagctgcaccggccactgcagaagtcacggaggttcgtggaaagtcacggaatccatgacttccatgacctctgtgataGACAGGGGGCCCTAAGAACAGAAACACTTCATGAGCAATTTCATACACAATGCTAAAAAAGCCGATACTAGGAAGATTTTTGCCACTGAATGCAAGGTAAATTAATTCTAGAGGATCCTATTAAAACTCAGTTGCTTTGGGGCATGTGTTTCTCATCGCATTGGGGTGTAACAATGGTCTGCTGGTAAGATTGATAAACGTTCAGGGTATCATTTGTATCCTCATTTTTCCCAAACCTTTATTTTCCAGTTGAACACGACAGAGACATCTTCTACCAGAAGCCTTACTGGAAGGAATTTCGATTTGACCTGACCCAGATTCCAACTGGAGAATCTGTAACGGCTGCCGAGTTCCGAATTTATAAGCTGCGAAGTTTCACGCGTGATGTCAACAAAACTCTTCACATCAGCATCTATGAGATCATGAAGGCGTATTCCAACAGGTGCAGCGAAACCGACCGgtgcctctgagctggaaacagaaaaaatgttttttcttacaTAGAGCTAGAAACAAATCTGGGTTCTTATGAGCCGAAACTGTAGTGCTGCTTTTTCGCTTCACAATGTTCAGTTTATGTGCAAACCTGAGTACAACTGGGACATGAGAATTTCCGATTCTGTGGGGAAATCATTCCCATGTATTTCAATAGGTGGCAGTAATTGAATAGGTAGCAGTATAGCTGTCCCATCTGGACCAAGGGCACTGTCAAGCTTTTTCACTCGTGGACATTGGGGAGCAGGCTTTTTCAGAGCAAATGTCAGCAATTATGCCACCCATTATTATTTGATTAGTAATGCAGGAGCAGCTAGAAGTCATAGCCATAGATCAGAAGCCGTGTGTCCtcggtgctgcacagacacacaacaaaaagacccTGCCCCGAAGAGCAGTCAATCTAAGCAGGTCGTGTTATCTACCTTCAGCTGATTTGACTTATCTATTTTTCCGTTTCTGTAGGGAATCTGACTTATTCCTGTTAGATCTtcaggagctccaggctggggctgaaggCTGGTTGGTTTTTGATGTCACAGCTGCCAGCAACCACTGGTTAGTAAACCGTAAACACAACCTGGGCCTGCGACTTTACGTGGAGACAGATGACGGTAAGGCTAACTCAGGCACTGGAAGGATTTAAAAGTCCTGCTGCTTTTCAAGATCTAGCTAGATCTTGGTGTGATGCACCTGGGTGTAAGGAGAATATCCAATACAGAGCTCGCATCAATGTCTTTTTAAGGCATTGACGTTAATGCACTTCCTAGTGTAGGGTATTCTAAAAGGATAAGTTTAATGTAATCCTTGCCTGAAGGGAGTCTCACGTGTGTTTCGCTGTATTAACCTTTCCTAATTTCACCCACGGATAAAATCCATTCCAAGTGCTACCTCCAAAGGTGTACTTCAGAGATCGTCCTTGAGGCTAGGAGAACATAATTGCTCTTGTTGGTCCCCTCTCTCTGCAGTATTTCCCTTTCAATAAGCATGCTGCTAAGATCAGGCTATTTTGGTTTGTGGTGGTGCATAAAACCTTGAGTAAATGTGTCCCCTCTGTCTGGAAACTGCCCGGGGCGGGTGGGTGGATAGATCAACACTGGTTCTAAACAGCAAGGGCCAGaaccacagctggtgtaaatccgtgACTTCGGTGGAACAATGCCAGCTTAcgctagctgagaatctggcccttagttggttggtttgttttcagTCAGCCTGAAACAATTTGCATCATAAGATTTCTCTTTCTCCTAACTGCCCACACTAACGgacatcagaatcaggctcagatcctcagaggtaATCAGTACCTAGTTCCCGTTCAAATCAATAGGAGCTAGgcaccttggaggatctgggtcTAGGGATTCAACCAGCTGAGCCACTGCAGCGACTGCTCGTACTGTGCGGTCTTTTTCCTGCGAGGAGTTGGTTTTGAGCTGTGCCGTTCTGGGGATAGCCTAACAGTAAAGATTGTTCACAGCAGTACTGAGCTGTGTAAATCACCTTTCCCCTTTGCAGATGGCCCTTCTGCTCAGCTGGTGTGTTCCTGGGTTATTTATATGCATAGCTCTTAGTTTAAGGATAGTCTCTGCCTGCCAACCAAGAACATGGCctcttaaaacacagaggattccctttGTGCTGCCAGTTGCTGCCGGAGACAGTGATCTCGTTGCCAGTCACTCATGAGCTGGTTGGTTAAGCTTGGTTAGCGGCAGAGGTAGAGCGGTAACGGTGCTAGCTGAATTGATCTCAGTACCtgattttattttcattgcaTTGACAGAAACCTAGATGAGTCCTTCTGAATGAGGACTCAGATAGGGTCCCCATCCTTTGAGGCTGGTGACCAATGGTTGGGCCAATTTGAATTTACTGTGCAATGGAAATACCTCAAAAATCCTCTTCCAACTGATCAGAAGGAAGGAAAATGCTTCCCTCCGGGTCTTCCTCAGACTAGCTGATGCTTTGGCTGTTAGTCTCATTCCACAAAGCACGTAACCCCGGGCTTAAATTCCATCATGTTGCAATGAAGTCAGTAACCCTTTGGAAACCTCTTGTGCCATGTTGTCCAAAGCTGGATCCCTACATGTGAGACCATCCTCCTTTGCAGAGGGTCTCATGTCCTGGGGTGAGATATTTTTTCCAGAAGTGCCTGAGtgagttaggagcctaactctcattttcaaaagtgacttaggagccactGAGACTTTGCCCCAACCCATGTTTGTGTTTGGAAGCCAGCACCTGTTCTGCTCCCAGGCTCCATGAATGCAAAGTGGGAGGGAGTCCTAGCACTGAATATAGCGCTTCCATTTTGCTTCACTTGCCCTATGGAGAGCATCCAAGACTGTAATGGTGAAATTCTGGACCAGGGAAACGTTGAGGAGCTCAGAGGAGAGTGTTATCTTCCTTAGAAAAGGCTGAAAAACTTGAAATAATTTGAGGAACTTGCTGCTGTTTGGATTTCCTGTGGATCTCTCATTTCCTTGTCTTTTCTACCCCATTTCACCTTCCCTACAATTATTGCTTCTCGCTTTCGATCCTGGATTCGAATTCTTACTCTGGTTTGTCCGGTCTTCAGAGCAGAGCGATTTAGCTCACAAAGCATGTCCTCCGATTGGACAATGACGGGTAATGTCTCTTTAATGTGTTGTATGGAGGCAGGCTGCACTTCCTGTCCATGCAAAGAGAGGCCCATTCGTTTGCTCTGGCTCTACCAACGGAGCACCTGGCAGCCCTGGGTACTCGTCTCTTGATGCCGAAATCTGGATTATGAACACACAGAGGGTGAGGGAGGAAAGGTGGCTGGCTGAGTGGAAATAATAGAATGCAAGGAGATGTTACACTAGAAAAATCCTGGGACTCTATTGGGGTTTggttttatagatttttttttttatttaaatgttcatCTGCCttgtttccctcccccacccctttgatTAAAGAGCTTAGTTTTACAGCCTAACTTGCATATGTGATGGAACGAACTTGTGTTTTCGGCCCATCGTAGGGCAGAGCATTGATCCGGGCTTAGCAGGACTGCTGGGTCGGCGTGGGCCACGCTCCAAGCAACCTTTCATGGTCACTTTTTTCCGAGCAAGCCAAAATCCGGTCCGAGTTACTCGAGCTGTCAAGCAGCTAAAGAAGAGGCAGCCCAAGAAAACGAACGACTTACCGCATCCAAACAAGCTTCCAGGGATTTTTGGTAAGAGCTTTGGGTTAGAGACCCAGCTAGCTAGAGAGAGCACAAAGGCTGTATTTACAGTCAAGAAAATGATCTTTATCTAAAATACCATTTTCCTCTGCTGTGCTAACCATGGTATATTTTGTTAGCCCCTCCCTCCTTCAGGAATTTCTCTTCTGGTTGAAACACATGGCTCTGATGTGTTCTCAAGTGAGTTCCAGATGAACTAGGTTATGAGAgagttctccccccgccccccgaataGGAACCATTAAGTGGATTATGAAGCCAAAGAACAGAGAAACTGTACTGTCCGCAATGGCTTCCTGAAGGAAAGGACTTTATTAGACTTCCTAGGTAGTGGTATGTCTGAATACTGAATCCTTTAAGTATGCTATTAATATTAGCATCAGCTTCAAAACCATCCTTAGAATGGAGGAGAGCCTGAAAGGCATCCCATTGAACTTGAGATGTTTTTGACGCATGGCCAAGCGTCAATGGAGATGATGGTTAGGAACACAAAGATATGCTTCTTTCAAAGTCTCTCTGGGATTAGGGAGTCATTTGGGGCCCATTCCTGAATGATTAAGGTTAGATTTCTCCATGCTGAATCGCTGTTTCTTGAACTACGAGTGATTACATCTAGAACCAGTATGAAGCCTTCACTTCTTTTGGTGACCCAGAGTCTGTGATAATGTTTTCTGGCCGCATCCTTCAAGGGAACCAATGTTTCTAGGGGTTCTAGCTTCTCCAGGCTTTCTGGGCAAGCATGTGgcttttaaaaatgcagaaatgtAGGGTGGAGATgtaagtgggggaggggggcaatctAGGAACTCAGCAAGGTAATAAACTCAGATTATTTCAAGATACTCCCCACCCACACACTGCTGTCTGTGAGAAATGGAACGAGTCTAAAAACTGAAGAAACTCTAAAGCCTTCTCACTAAGCAGAGGGGCTCTGAGGCCAGTGGGGCTTCATTCTCAGGCGGAGCTAGAGTTGCCAAAAGACGTTCCGAGATCCCAGGGGATTTTGAAGCTTCAAGGTGCCACACTGTTGGCAGTTGCCACAGAGCTGGTGAATCCAGCAAGCTGGCCAGGCGCTCCTGGAATCAGAACCAATGTCTCGAGGAGCTCCTGGCTGAAGCAAAAGGAAGTCCAAGGAATCCGTCAGTGCTTTCTCCAGTAACCCTCCAGCTGAATTATTAAATTCAGATTGGGTCAGGGTGAGCCTGGACGTAGCATCAGTAGCTAAGATTTTGAATCAGAGGTCCCGATGGGTCAGGGTGTTGCAGAAACAGCTCCTGTCACCTGCTATGTTAAAGACAAAGGATATGGCTAATCTGAGGGATTTTCAAGTTCTTCTGGAACAGCCTCTCTTATACTGGTGCTAGCAAATACTCAAATAAAATAGGGTAACTGGTGAGATTTGTATGTTTGCTATTTTGAGTGACAGATATTTTCTCATCCCcccctttctttttttctagATGACTTTCATGTCTCTGAAGGCAGACAGGTTTGCAGGAGACATGAACTCTATGTCAGCTTTCAAGACCTTGGATGGCTGGTAATTCCACCCTCTGCCCCTTGTTTCTTTAGCAGTAAATTCATACCCAGGAAAATTAAATGGGAAAGTAGCCCTTCCTTGGGGCTCACCTTCACTCCTTCACGAACACAAGGCAATTTAGAGCATGTGAACTCTGCCTCACTTTGATCTTACCTGGGAAATTTTACAGGAACTTGCTTTAACAACATCATTGGCGTTACTAAGAAAAAAACGAACTGATACAACCTGAAATCCATCAGTGACCCTGAATGAGGAACTCTCCAGTcaatataaaaatcaaaataaacccTAACTGTTGACATTTCCCCTCGCCCCACTATGAGTAGCCTGATTGTTTCTGCATATGTCGGAGAACTGAATGAACGAGTGTAGTCGTGCTGCTTAACTATCAAAAAATCTttctctttgcaggattgggtgaTTGCACCACAAGGATATTCCGCTTTTTACTGCGAAGGAGAATGTGCCTTTCCTCTGGATTCCTGCATGAATGCAACCAATCATGCCATCCTGCAGTCACTAGTCAGTAGTTTATTAATGTGTATGTGCATTAATAGCTtgcagggccccagggtctgCACAGGATCATTAACATTTGGAGTAGCTGTCAGAAACTTGGTGGTGTATAAatcaggtcacagcagagagataAAAGTGCAGTCCAAGGGCTGGTGTACTAGACACAGAAGAATCTTTTCATGACCCCCAAGTGAGatgttatatttttgttttaaatagacaGTCATAGAATATTAGTGTTGAAAGggccctcaggagatcatctagtccaaccccctgctcaaagcaggactaatccccagatggatttttaccctagttccctaaatggcccccacaaggattgaactcacaaccctgggttcagcaggctaatcctcaaaccactgagctatccctccccacaattcagatctggatctgggCCTGGGCCTTCTACAAGTTTGAGGGCATTTGGATTCAGAAGTCTAGTTCAGatccttctaaaaaaaaaaaaatctgtgtcatTAAAGGGGTCGGAATGACACGGTGATTTTAATCTGGTTGGGATTTGCCTACATGGGCAGGTCAAGGAATCAACAGGAAATAATGGAATGAACACCTGATTGGCCAGCTTTGTTTCACACGGCATGCTTTGCAGACTCGCAACTCACATTGCAAAATGCCTTCTGGTACAATTCCATTTTTCACTCGATTTTTCAGACAAATCATTTCTTGGGGTTAAAAGTTTCCAACTGTGGTGAAAATGACTATTGCCTGTTCTGACTAATTCCTCCCCAACCTTGCAGTTAACTAGAATATGGTTAGTATTTGAAAACCTGGAACGAGTTTTCAGGGAGGTGTGTTGCCTTTGCTAGACTGAAAAGTTTGATTTGTAGTCTCTGCCTTTAGGACACCTTGAAAATGCTGCTTGATGCATATTCCCAGTAGGAGATATCCCTCCTGCCCATTTACACATATGAGAGTACACATCTTTCCCAAGATTAGGAGGCACCATGGGGACTTAAATCTGGAGACATTTAATGCACCATTATAGTTCTGAAAGCAAAGCACTCACCAGGCAGGAAATTCCCAGCAGAAAGGCTTTCTACTGCAACATTTTCCCAAGCACACTACACGTGCTTTAACTTCTGGGATTTCCTGACTACTGAGTGCTTGATGTCTCCATCTTAGAGTTGCACTGACTCTCATTTTAGCATTTAATTCCATGGGGTGTAGACAGATTGCTCCGCTGCATTCGGCTGAGAAAGGGCAGTTTTGTGATACAAAATATTATTGGTTGTTAATATTCATATATGGGAGCAACCAGAAGCCCCACTCAGGATCAGGCCACAGTACAAAGCCACAGAGAAGTCCTTCCcttagtgaagtcaatggtagttttgctactgttttcagtggggccaggatttcacctgggTTCGCTAATACCAAACCCTTTATGACTGATCCTCCTGTTCTGGATGCCTTTAGCCTTTGCCTTTAAACTTAAATCCTCCCAAATCACAATTCCAGAAACATAATATGTATAGCAGcaaatagtcctgtggcaccttatagactaacagacgtattggagcatgagcttttgtgggtgaatacccacttcgccggGTGCATGCTGTATAGCAACCCCCTGAAACTGTGTGACATGTATCAGTTCCACTGCTCTTCAGGACTGGACCTTCCACGGACTGATGTGAATAGCATCTAGTTGGGAAGGGCAAAATGAaccagaagtttaaaaaaaaaaaatcaaagccaagattctcaaaggtatttagatgcccaactcccatgtatttcagtggaagttgggcacctaaatacctttgggaaTCTGGGCCCTACTGCCAGCCAGTTTTCTGTCCTGAAGTAGTGCAGCGTGACAGCAAAACACCAGCTTCTGTAAAGGGAGATTCTGAATTGCCCTGAAATAAACGAATTGCACGTATTTGGCAGGGAGGGGTGCATGTGCCTGGGTAATGACTTAACAAGCTACTAGCCTTGCATTATATGGGGCGTCACTGGCGGAATTCCTCGTCACCCGGAGAACGAGTCAAGGCAGTGTCACTTTCAGAAGGGAGACAAGGTTGTGTACTTAGTACTTTTTGCACAACATTAATTTTCAGTCTGGACACTGAACACCCACGGGGGAGGGCTTACCTTCCACTTGCGCCTAGAAGCtgatctaaacaaaatattttattcctGGGTAACAAAAACACCAAGTTTTAAAGCTGCATTCTCTTACCTGCGTATTTTCTAACTGAGGTTAGTATATTCCGTGACAAGGGCGCTGCACAGAAATCTCAGTTTAACTGATGAGTGGAGCCATGAGAATGAGTCCAATATAAACTGCAGTGAGAGCTGCCAAAAGTTTAGAATAAATATTTGGATGAAAGCTGAAAATAATCTAGCCATTCAATCAGAGCCTTTTTACAGGTAAGAGCTGCGCTCTTTGAAGCTTTTTCTTTTCACTAACTCGAAAAACCACATGTTTACCTTGAGATAGCTCGTTACTCCCTGCTACAAGTTCCTTATCCTGCCTGGAACCTGCAGAGGAGCAGCCATTCGTCACCAGTGAAAATTCTCACACCAGCTTGTTTGCCTCCACAGGTCCATCTGATGAAGCCGGAGGCTGTTCCCAAGGCCTGTTGTGCTCCTACCAAGCTCAGCGCAACCTCTGTCCTCTATTACGACAGCAACAACAACGTGATCCTCAAAAAACACCGCAACATGGTGGTGAAATCATGTGGCTGCCACTGAAGCCCCCGAGGCAATGCGATCGCTGGTTTCGTGGTGAGGAAAAAGAACTATTTTAACAGGTCTGAATCCCATTTATAGTGCCGAAGTCCGTAAGAGTCAAACGCCTAGTTGTAGACGAGACAACACTTTTATTATCCTACTATACTTCATGAGACTAGAGACGGCAAATCGGGGTCTGCTTAAGTCACGTTGTGTTTCTGGCTATTGGGTTTTGTTATAGAACTGTGGCTAGCTGCCTCCTGGATTATTCATTATTACTGGATACAGTTTAGACTGCACCGATGACTAGGCCGAGGAAGGCAGGACTTGAGCTGCTTCTAAATCTTTCAGTATCTACTTACTTATGTCCAAGTATTATGGTTTTAACACGCACTTGCATTTCTCTAAATGAAAACACGGTCAGCCAATTAAATAGCTGGCTAATGAACCCTCTCTTCCCATTTAACATTTGAAAATTCAtccaactgggaaaaaaaaaacctcgaGCTTAGGCCATGGTTATAAAATAAACCCCTAGTTTGGAAAGTAAACACTTAATGTTTGTTTTTAGTAAATGTCACGACCTAGTAGCGTGGACACTATTTCTCGGCGAAAGCCCCTAGGGTCTGCTAAAATTGTACCCAGTatttgttttggggggagggaatccTTTATTGTGTGACAGCTTCAGGTCAATTTGTTTTCTATGGGCTAAGTTATTTGAAGTGACGCCTAAATGAGGGTGTCGGGGGCAAAAGAAGAAAGATCTAAGGAAAGGATCCCTTTAATGTTGCCTTATCCTATGGAGACCGCATTCTAGTTCTTAGGTCTGcggctgtgtctcagtttccccatttgtaaaaatggggataatgatgctcccttttttttgtaaagtactttgagatctacagatgaaaagtgctatataggaATTAGGTAATATCATTCCCCTTCCTGCATAGGAACAGCTATACTTGCATCCTTACTAGGGGACACTCTACTGCTTAAATCAGTAGTGTGCAAATCGGGGGGGGAGGCAACAAACGGGGGTCCCACAGGACCCACTACCATAATAGCAGGAACAGGATAAAAATAGCTTGTGGGGCAGgtgcaggatttaaaaaaaaatagtcctcCTGCTCTGCAAACCATGTGAACACCCCAGCCAGAAgtcactgctctctggccacccagctctgaaggcagtgctgctgtcagcagcagcacagaagtaaggatggcaatggaGCATGGGGCGTGACAAATTCTGcgccttcactgctattgttacctgtgctagcttGATTAAAGCTCCCCTCGGTATGTCCAGCTGTGCTATAATCCCACCTTTCCTGGCCAGCCTCTTAGAAGGGACCAACTCCTGCCTCAGGAATTGCATACTGAAAGTTCCCTTCCTAGAAATCTGCTTCTCCCATACCTGGGAAAGCAGAGGTGTGGAGCAGGAAAAGCAATCCTTGTTCACCAGCTCTCCTTTTTATGCAAATTGAATGTGCCAATCTTAGTTCAGAGCCTTGGGGGGAATATCATGTACTGGCCTACGGTCTgtgggtgacagagacaagctttcaagctacaccgagctcttcctcaggtctgggataGGTGCTGAGCGTGTCAAACTGCTAGTTTAGCAGTAGTTCTTCGCTTGCTGCAGCACACACCCCAGAGATGGTGTTTTTTTATTCACTTTCCTCAGCAGTTCAGAGAAGAATTCTTCAGCGTATCTGCCAAAGGGCCTAACACACACCGAGCACTCACAATCCCCCTGACATCTGAGTGTGATGCCAATTAATTGTCCTGCTTTTTATTGCAAGGCTCACGCTAGCTGGGATGTTCCTTAAAGCACCAGCTCCCAGAATCATGGGAGGATCTCAACTTTTATTCAAAAGTGCCTAGAGTTAGGGGTCGGGCTGTTGGGCAGCAGCCAGGTTTGTCCAGGTGGCCCCTGCAGCATCAATCTTTGCACAGCCAGGGGATGCCTTTATGAAGTGCATTCAGCATTAGCCACTCCACTCACAGTGGAGATGCTTATGTGGCTATTATGTCAATAATAATTTTTATAATCTAAACGTTTGCTACCTGAACACTCAGTGGTTTCGgcacttttttttctccttgaaCTTGCTATTTCTTTCTGAGTGCTGCCAGATCTGAAGGGACAGCTTACTACATTTACCAATGGCAGAGCATGGAGATCCCATTAAACTACAGAGTAGCTGGGttgaagcagggccagctttaggccgattccccggaactgggccctgcgcctaagagggccccacgcccatggcacc
This region of Gopherus flavomarginatus isolate rGopFla2 chromosome 22, rGopFla2.mat.asm, whole genome shotgun sequence genomic DNA includes:
- the LOC127039056 gene encoding bone morphogenetic protein 8A-like; this translates as MRLLCGALLWLLGLLCDLGNSSFLRSHLHASSFLQRRLSGREKREMQREILSILGLPGRPRPKASAGGKLPSSAPLFMLDLYHAMAREEEDEEEDQLGWGRGVSRPVLTSLSIQTPPLGRVISRADTVMSFVNMVEHDRDIFYQKPYWKEFRFDLTQIPTGESVTAAEFRIYKLRSFTRDVNKTLHISIYEIMKAYSNRESDLFLLDLQELQAGAEGWLVFDVTAASNHWLVNRKHNLGLRLYVETDDGQSIDPGLAGLLGRRGPRSKQPFMVTFFRASQNPVRVTRAVKQLKKRQPKKTNDLPHPNKLPGIFDDFHVSEGRQVCRRHELYVSFQDLGWLDWVIAPQGYSAFYCEGECAFPLDSCMNATNHAILQSLVHLMKPEAVPKACCAPTKLSATSVLYYDSNNNVILKKHRNMVVKSCGCH